In a single window of the Heliangelus exortis chromosome 1, bHelExo1.hap1, whole genome shotgun sequence genome:
- the RAB9A gene encoding ras-related protein Rab-9A, with protein sequence MAAKSSLLKVILLGDGGVGKSSLMNRYVTNKFDAQLFHTIGVEFLNKELEVDGHFVTMQIWDTAGQERFRSLRTPFYRGSDCCLLTFSVDDSQSFQNLSNWKKEFIYYADVKEPENFPFVILGNKVDIDERQVSTEEAQDWCRNNGNHPYFETSAKDATNVAAAFEEAVRRVLASEDRSDHFIQTDTVNLHRKPKPSSSCC encoded by the coding sequence ATGGCCGCAAAATCATCACTCCTTAAAGTAATACTGCTAGGAGATGGTGGAGTTGGGAAGAGCTCCCTTATGAACAGATATGTCACCAACAAGTTTGATGCACAGCTGTTTCATACAATAGGTGTGGAATTCTTAAATAAAGAGTTGGAAGTTGATGGACATTTTGTTACAATGCAGATTTGGGACACAGCAGGTCAGGAACGCTTTCGGAGCTTGCGGACTCCTTTCTATAGAGGTTCTGACTGTTGCCTGCTAACCTTCAGCGTGGATGACTCTCAAAGCTTCCAAAACTTAAGCAACTGGAAGAAAGAATTCATTTATTATGCAGATGTCAAGGAGCCCGAAAACTTTCCATTTGTGATACTGGGTAACAAAGTTGATATCGATGAAAGGCAGGTGTCTACAGAAGAAGCTCAAGACTGGTGCAGGAATAATGGCAACCATCCCTATTTTGAAACCAGTGCAAAAGATGCCACTAATGTTGCAGCAGCCTTTGAAGAAGCTGTTAGAAGAGTCCTAGCCTCTGAAGACAGATCAGATCACTTTATTCAAACAGATACAGTAAACCTTCATCGGAAACCAAAACCCAGTTCATCTTGTTGTTGA